The Lysobacter gummosus sequence CTGCTTGCCCTTCACGTTGACCACATTGACAGCCTCGACCTTCACGTCGAACAGCTTTTCCACGGCGACTTTGATGTCGGCCTTGGTAGCGTCCGTCGCCACTTCGAAGACGTATTGGTTGGAGACTTCCTGCAGACGCGCGGTCTTTTCGGACACGCGCGGTGCGCGGATGATGCTGTAGAGCTTGGCGTCGTTCATGCCAGCCACTCCTCGATCTTCTTGACCGCATCGGCGGTGAACACGATCGAATCGGCGCCGACGAGGGCCACCGGATCGAGTCCCTGCACGTCGCGGACTTCCACATAAGGCAGGTTGCGGGCCGAGAGGTACAGATTCTCGGACGCTTCCTCGGTGACGAGCAGCGGACGACGGCCCATTTCGAGCGACTTGAGCATGGCGATCATGCCCGAGGTCTTCGGCGAGTCGATATCCAGCTTTTCGACGACGGTGATGCGGCCCTGGCGGTTCAATTCCGACAGGATCGCAGCGATCGCCGCGCGGTACATCTTGCGGTTCACCTTTTGGGCGAAGCTGCGCGGCTTGGCCGCGAAGGTCACGCCGCCGCCGACGAAGATCGGAGCCGTCAGCGCGCCATGACGCGCACCGCCGCCCTTCTGCTTCTTCGACTTCTTGGTGGTGCCGTTGACTTCCGAACGCGTCTTCTGCGCCTTGGTGCCGGCGCGGCCCGCGTTGCGGTAGGCCACAACAACCTGGTGAACCAGGTCTTCGCTGAATTCGCGATCGAAGATGGCGTCGGAAACCGACAGCTTCTTGTCGCTACCGTTGATGGCAAGTTCCATCGTTATGCTCCCTTGCTCGACGGGCGGACGATCACGTCACCGCCCGGAGCGCCCGGCACGGCGCCCTTGATCGCGATCAGGCCGCGCTCAGCGTCGACCTTGACCACTTCCAGGCCCTGCGTGCTCTGCTGGACGGCGCCCATGTGACCGGACATCTTCTTGCCCGGGAAAACGCGACCCGGCGTCTGGCGCTGGCCGATCGAACCCGGCGAGCGGTGCGACAGCGAGTTACCGTGCGTCGCATCGCCCATGCTGAAGTTCCAGCGCTTGATCGTGCCCTGGAAGCCCTTGCCCTTGGTGATGCCCTGGACGTCGACGATCTGGCCCACTTCGAAGATGTCGGCCTTGATTTCGCCGCCCACTTCGAAAGCGTTGATCTTGTCGTCTTCCACGCGCAGCTCCCACAAGCCGCGGCCTGCTTCGACCTTCGCCTTGGCGAGGTGACCGGCTTCGGGCTTGTTGACGAGCGCCGCGCGGCGCACGCCGACGGTCACCTGCACGGCGCTGTAGCCGTCGGTTTCCGTGGTCTTGATCTGGGTAATGCGGTTCGGGGTCGCCTCGATGAGGGTCACCGGAACCGACTTGCCGTCTTCAGTGAAGAAGCGGCTCATGCCGGCCTTGCGACCGACGATGCCCAACGAATATTTCTTCGCGGTCATGGTGGGTGCCTCAGGTCAGCTTGATCTGGACATCAACGCCAGCCGCGAGTTCGAGCTTCATCAGCGCGTCCACGGTCTTGTCGTTGGGGTCTACGATGTCGAGCACGCGCTTGTGCGTGCGGGTCTCGTACTGGTCGCGCGCGTCCTTATCGACGTGCGGGGAGACGAGGACGGTGTAGCGCTCGATCTTGGTCGGCAGCGGGATCGGGCCGCGCACTTGCGCGCCGGTCCGCTTGGCCGTCTCGACGATCTCGCTGGCCGAGCGGTCGATCAGACGATGATCGTACGCTTTGAGCCGGATCCGGATCTTTTGGTCCGCCATGACGGAATTCCTTGGTTAAAAGAGCGACGGGACGGCTTCTGGGTGCGCCGACCCCACGAAAACGCAAACACTCCAGGGCAACACCCTCGCCCCGGAGCTTCCTTGCCTGGAAAAGCTAAGGCGGCCCGGTCTCCCGGCCCGCCCAGACGGAATAAAACGCACGAATGGCTCCATTTAGCGTTCTTTGGATGCCCTAGGGCCCAGAACGTATGGAGCGCTGCCGTGCGACATGTCCCTGTCTGGCGAATACGAGGCGCATCCTGCTCCTCATTTCGCTGGTTGCGCCGCCCCGGAATAAACAGGGGTGGCACGGTGGTCGCGCATTCTACATGCATCCGATCGGAGAGTGCAAGCACCCGCCTCCCGGACGATGAATACGGCCCCTGCCCTCTCCGGGCCGGGCTTGGACTACCGGTTTTCTCAATCGCGGTCGCGGGACTGCGGTTGAGAAAACCGGCGACGGGCTGGGCCCGCCGCGGGTTTCTTTGGATCCGGTGGCGATCCGGCTGGGCCACCACCTTGACGCATGAAGCTGGAACCGAAGATCTTCGCCACCGACTTTCGACCCGGCCATCGCGCATAGCGCGATGGCGCTCGGCGCCACGCGACATGCGCTTCAACGCATGTCGCAAGCGGTGTCGCCTCACCCCCGCTTTCGCGGGGATGACGATTCGACAAAGCCGGGCGCGCAAGCGTGCCCGGGTCAAATCGTCACTTGATGATCTTCGCCACCACGCCGGCGCCGACGGTACGGCCGCCTTCGCGAATCGCGAAACGCAGACCTTCGTCCATCGCCACCGGGTTGATCAGCGACACCACCATCTTCACGTTGTCGCCCGGCATCACCATCTCGACGCCTTCCGGCAGCTCGCAAGCGCCGGTGATGTCGGTGGTGCGGAAGTAGAACTGCGGACGGTAGCCCTTGAAGAACGGCGTGTGACGGCCGCCTTCGTCCTTCGACAGCACATACACTTCGGCTTCGAAGTCGGTGTGCGGCTTGATCGAACCCGGCTTGCACAGCACCTGGCCGCGCTCCACGTCGTCACGCTTGGTGCCGCGCAGCAACAGACCGGCGTTGTCGCCCGCCTGACCCTGGTCCAGCAGCTTGCGGAACATTTCCACGCCCGTAACCGTGGTCTTCTG is a genomic window containing:
- the rplD gene encoding 50S ribosomal protein L4, whose protein sequence is MELAINGSDKKLSVSDAIFDREFSEDLVHQVVVAYRNAGRAGTKAQKTRSEVNGTTKKSKKQKGGGARHGALTAPIFVGGGVTFAAKPRSFAQKVNRKMYRAAIAAILSELNRQGRITVVEKLDIDSPKTSGMIAMLKSLEMGRRPLLVTEEASENLYLSARNLPYVEVRDVQGLDPVALVGADSIVFTADAVKKIEEWLA
- the rplW gene encoding 50S ribosomal protein L23, encoding MNDAKLYSIIRAPRVSEKTARLQEVSNQYVFEVATDATKADIKVAVEKLFDVKVEAVNVVNVKGKQKAFKNRMGRRADWRKAYVKLADGQSIDVMAKA
- the rplC gene encoding 50S ribosomal protein L3 is translated as MTAKKYSLGIVGRKAGMSRFFTEDGKSVPVTLIEATPNRITQIKTTETDGYSAVQVTVGVRRAALVNKPEAGHLAKAKVEAGRGLWELRVEDDKINAFEVGGEIKADIFEVGQIVDVQGITKGKGFQGTIKRWNFSMGDATHGNSLSHRSPGSIGQRQTPGRVFPGKKMSGHMGAVQQSTQGLEVVKVDAERGLIAIKGAVPGAPGGDVIVRPSSKGA
- the rpsJ gene encoding 30S ribosomal protein S10, with the protein product MADQKIRIRLKAYDHRLIDRSASEIVETAKRTGAQVRGPIPLPTKIERYTVLVSPHVDKDARDQYETRTHKRVLDIVDPNDKTVDALMKLELAAGVDVQIKLT